The following coding sequences lie in one Sedimentibacter sp. MB35-C1 genomic window:
- a CDS encoding ABC transporter permease: MNKAKIREPLFRTVKRAERSKAEILRLRIMAFILALAAGGLFILCLGFNPVELYGTIVSGAFRSKMAIQATVKIMIPLLITSLGVILAFKMRFWNIGAEGQIIMGAVFSSYFALFYSNLPHFALLALMFVAGAIGGGLWGAIPAYFKTKFNTNETLFTLMLNYIALHVISYLRDGPWKDPGSSGFPKIARFASNAQIDKVLGVQFGWIIALILVVVVFVYMRYTKHGYEISVVGESQSTAQYAGMNVKKVVIRTMLISGGICGLSGVIQSAGSDMTLASSVAGGVGFTAIIVAWLANLNPLGIFLVSFLFSILEKGSSVMQSTYGLSTYSAAVLQGIILFFILGSEFFIRYKFALGQRYKGGAK, translated from the coding sequence ATGAATAAAGCAAAAATTAGAGAACCTTTATTTCGTACCGTGAAAAGGGCAGAACGTTCAAAGGCGGAGATATTAAGACTCAGAATTATGGCATTTATATTGGCTCTGGCTGCAGGAGGATTGTTTATACTGTGCCTTGGGTTTAATCCTGTAGAGCTTTACGGTACCATTGTATCAGGTGCTTTTAGAAGCAAAATGGCAATACAGGCAACTGTTAAAATTATGATTCCGCTGCTGATTACCTCTCTTGGAGTTATACTGGCATTTAAAATGAGATTCTGGAACATCGGAGCAGAGGGACAAATAATAATGGGTGCGGTATTTTCATCATATTTTGCATTGTTTTACAGTAATTTACCTCACTTTGCGCTCCTTGCTTTAATGTTTGTTGCAGGAGCTATTGGAGGAGGTTTGTGGGGGGCAATTCCAGCATATTTTAAAACGAAATTTAATACTAACGAAACATTGTTTACACTGATGCTGAATTATATAGCTTTGCATGTTATATCATACCTTCGCGACGGCCCGTGGAAGGACCCAGGCTCGTCAGGGTTCCCGAAAATTGCGCGGTTTGCTTCAAATGCTCAAATTGATAAGGTGTTGGGAGTGCAGTTCGGATGGATAATAGCCCTGATACTTGTGGTGGTTGTTTTCGTATATATGAGATATACCAAACATGGATACGAAATAAGTGTTGTGGGAGAAAGCCAATCAACTGCACAGTATGCGGGAATGAATGTCAAAAAGGTAGTTATCAGAACGATGCTAATAAGCGGAGGAATATGTGGACTGTCAGGTGTGATTCAGTCTGCCGGTTCTGACATGACACTGGCTTCTTCTGTTGCCGGCGGAGTAGGGTTTACAGCAATAATAGTTGCGTGGCTGGCTAATTTAAATCCTCTGGGAATATTTCTTGTTTCATTTTTGTTCAGCATTCTTGAAAAGGGAAGCAGCGTAATGCAGTCAACCTACGGATTATCCACATACTCTGCTGCAGTATTGCAGGGAATAATATTGTTCTTTATTTTAGGAAGTGAATTTTTCATAAGGTATAAATTTGCATTGGGACAAAGATACAAAGGAGGGGCTAAGTAA
- a CDS encoding ABC transporter ATP-binding protein has product MSNESNYAIELNGISKVFGNVVANDNINLNIKYGEILALLGENGSGKTTLMNMLAGIYYPDAGSVSIAGNEAAIGSPKDAIDYGIGMIHQHFKLVEIFNAMDNIVLGTDGRYEKPKLLKDKILNISNKFGLEIEPEKKIYNMSVSEKQTVEIMKVLYRGAKILILDEPTAVLTPQETEKLFTILRKMKEQGSAIIIITHKLHEVLNISDRVAILRKGKLVDTVETKKTNENKLTELMVGRPVSLKIKRPETTNNKTVLNVVELSVENADGTLAIKDVNFKLKSGEILGVAGIAGSGQKELCEAIAGLVKIKSGAVLCHKENIIGKTPDEIIKLGISMSFVPEDRLGMGLVGSMGMVENIMLKSYKNNKGLFIDKKPAKKLSEELVEKLDIVTQNIYMPVRMMSGGNVQKVLLGREIESNPNVLITAYPVRGLDINSSYVIYDLLNEQKKKDVAILFIGEDLDVLLELSDRIMVLCHGKVQGIVDAKTTTKEEIGLMMTGMNLTGGGHNE; this is encoded by the coding sequence ATGTCAAACGAATCAAATTATGCTATAGAGCTTAATGGCATTTCAAAAGTGTTCGGCAATGTGGTTGCCAATGACAACATAAATTTAAATATTAAATACGGAGAAATTTTGGCTTTGCTTGGAGAAAACGGATCCGGAAAAACAACTCTGATGAATATGCTGGCAGGTATATACTATCCAGATGCAGGGTCCGTATCAATTGCGGGAAATGAGGCTGCAATCGGATCTCCAAAAGATGCCATAGATTATGGAATAGGAATGATTCATCAGCATTTTAAGCTGGTTGAGATTTTTAATGCTATGGATAATATAGTGTTGGGCACTGATGGAAGGTATGAAAAACCAAAATTACTAAAAGATAAAATTCTAAACATAAGCAATAAATTCGGACTTGAAATTGAACCTGAGAAAAAAATCTACAATATGTCTGTAAGTGAAAAGCAGACTGTGGAAATAATGAAGGTACTATACAGAGGGGCAAAGATTCTTATACTGGATGAACCGACAGCGGTTTTGACTCCTCAGGAAACTGAAAAGCTGTTTACTATCCTTCGTAAAATGAAGGAACAGGGAAGTGCAATAATAATTATTACTCATAAGCTTCATGAGGTCTTAAATATAAGCGATCGTGTCGCAATATTGAGGAAGGGAAAACTTGTTGATACGGTTGAAACTAAAAAAACAAATGAGAACAAGCTTACAGAGCTTATGGTCGGCAGGCCTGTCAGTCTTAAAATAAAGCGGCCTGAAACAACAAACAACAAGACTGTTCTTAATGTTGTGGAGCTGTCGGTAGAAAACGCCGACGGTACGTTAGCAATAAAAGATGTAAACTTTAAACTTAAAAGTGGAGAAATCCTGGGCGTAGCAGGAATAGCGGGAAGTGGTCAAAAGGAACTGTGCGAGGCTATTGCCGGCCTGGTTAAAATAAAAAGCGGAGCAGTGCTCTGTCATAAGGAAAATATTATAGGCAAGACGCCTGATGAAATTATTAAATTAGGAATAAGCATGAGCTTTGTGCCTGAGGACAGGCTTGGAATGGGGCTCGTTGGTTCCATGGGAATGGTAGAAAACATCATGCTTAAATCTTATAAAAACAACAAAGGCCTTTTCATAGATAAAAAACCGGCAAAAAAACTTTCAGAAGAATTAGTTGAAAAATTGGATATAGTAACTCAAAATATTTATATGCCGGTCAGAATGATGTCTGGCGGAAATGTGCAAAAAGTATTGCTTGGAAGAGAGATTGAATCAAATCCAAATGTACTTATAACTGCATATCCTGTGAGAGGGCTTGATATCAATTCTTCATATGTTATATATGACCTTCTTAACGAGCAAAAGAAAAAAGATGTAGCTATTTTATTTATCGGAGAGGATCTTGATGTTTTATTGGAGCTTTCTGACAGAATAATGGTACTGTGTCACGGAAAAGTTCAAGGGATTGTGGATGCAAAAACAACTACAAAGGAAGAAATCGGACTTATGATGACAGGAATGAATTTAACAGGGGGCGGCCATAATGAATAA